One Haloarchaeobius amylolyticus DNA window includes the following coding sequences:
- a CDS encoding ArsR/SmtB family transcription factor, with translation MSEGVERAEVLRLLDDEYARAILTVTSREPMSAKELATAIDASPPTVYRRVEDLQAAGLLAEELQYESSGHHYRIYRAVVDRVSISFADGEYDVRIDTTEETTADRFTRLYEGLR, from the coding sequence GTGAGTGAGGGTGTGGAGCGGGCGGAGGTGCTTCGCTTGCTCGATGACGAGTACGCACGCGCCATCCTCACGGTAACCAGTCGGGAGCCTATGTCAGCCAAAGAACTCGCCACCGCCATCGATGCGTCACCGCCAACTGTCTACCGCCGGGTAGAGGATTTGCAGGCTGCGGGCCTGTTGGCAGAGGAACTCCAGTACGAGTCCAGTGGCCACCATTATCGAATCTATCGGGCCGTCGTGGACCGGGTCAGTATCAGTTTCGCGGACGGAGAGTACGATGTCCGTATCGATACAACCGAAGAGACGACCGCTGACCGTTTCACCCGACTCTACGAGGGATTACGATGA
- a CDS encoding fluoroquinolone export ABC transporter permease subunit codes for MSVTSMLRWDSRLQYRYGFYAVYAVVTVLFAAGLSLLPANVRTETLVMVLFADPGFLGFYFVGALVLFEKNEGVVHALVTAPLSARDYLISKTLSLSLIAILGATTITVLVHGPGFNLVWFLLGLGLTAGMFVLIGFVAVARFDSLNAYFLTAIVYLVPLSLPLLDHFAIVESPVFYAFPTQASLVLIGAAFAPTPAWELAYAIGYLSVGTGVAYALAHRAFVVHIVRGTKQSSRSRAERSSILSGREFGPITSLAITDLRNWIRDPLLLYIGLSPFIIGALARFGFGPLDAAVDFVELAAYAPEILAALAFTPAGTLGFAAGFFMLEDREQGTLRALRTTPLTGRGYLAYRGIVFLGLSFLSTLVMIPLVDLGRVPVVWFLGISLVMALQTAIAGLLMSSLASNTVEGVGVSKLLGFLIIAPVAAIALVAEPAQYVAGLFPPFWASKALVVVMNDGANALGYLLVGVVYQVALVGMLLRVFLSRAD; via the coding sequence ATGTCCGTTACCTCGATGTTACGATGGGATAGCCGACTCCAGTATCGGTACGGGTTCTATGCCGTCTACGCAGTCGTCACGGTTCTCTTTGCAGCCGGACTCAGTCTCCTCCCTGCGAACGTGCGGACCGAGACCCTCGTCATGGTGTTGTTCGCAGATCCCGGTTTTCTCGGGTTCTACTTCGTGGGTGCGCTAGTTCTCTTCGAGAAGAACGAAGGTGTTGTCCATGCCCTCGTAACCGCACCGCTGTCCGCTCGCGACTACCTCATCTCCAAAACGCTCTCATTATCGTTGATCGCCATCCTCGGTGCCACAACGATAACCGTCCTCGTCCATGGTCCCGGATTCAATCTGGTCTGGTTTCTCCTTGGACTCGGGCTCACGGCCGGGATGTTCGTCCTGATTGGATTCGTCGCAGTCGCTCGTTTCGACTCGCTCAATGCGTACTTCCTCACCGCTATTGTCTACCTGGTGCCGCTCTCGCTTCCCCTGCTTGACCACTTCGCCATCGTGGAATCCCCGGTCTTCTATGCGTTCCCAACACAGGCGTCGCTCGTCCTCATCGGTGCAGCCTTTGCTCCAACACCTGCCTGGGAACTCGCGTATGCCATTGGCTACCTGTCAGTCGGCACTGGAGTAGCCTACGCACTCGCACACAGGGCGTTCGTCGTTCACATCGTCCGGGGCACCAAGCAATCGTCGCGGAGTCGTGCCGAGCGGTCCTCCATCCTCTCCGGGAGAGAGTTCGGACCGATTACCAGTCTTGCGATCACTGACCTGCGAAACTGGATTCGGGACCCGCTCCTCCTGTATATCGGCCTGTCGCCGTTTATCATCGGCGCACTCGCACGCTTTGGCTTTGGCCCCCTCGACGCAGCTGTCGACTTCGTCGAGCTGGCCGCGTATGCTCCCGAGATCCTCGCAGCACTCGCATTCACACCCGCAGGCACGCTTGGGTTCGCTGCAGGCTTCTTCATGCTGGAAGACCGCGAGCAGGGCACATTGCGGGCACTCCGCACCACTCCCCTCACGGGCCGTGGGTACCTCGCGTACCGGGGCATCGTCTTCCTCGGGCTCTCGTTCCTCTCGACGCTGGTAATGATTCCCCTCGTCGACCTCGGTAGAGTACCAGTCGTCTGGTTCCTCGGAATCTCGCTCGTCATGGCGTTACAGACTGCGATTGCAGGACTTCTGATGTCGAGCCTTGCTTCCAATACGGTCGAAGGTGTCGGAGTGAGCAAACTACTTGGGTTTCTCATCATCGCACCCGTCGCTGCAATCGCACTCGTCGCGGAGCCAGCACAGTACGTCGCTGGCCTCTTCCCACCGTTCTGGGCGTCGAAAGCGTTGGTCGTCGTGATGAACGATGGTGCGAACGCGCTCGGATACCTCCTCGTCGGAGTCGTCTATCAGGTCGCCCTCGTCGGAATGCTCCTTCGAGTATTCCTCAGTCGAGCAGACTGA
- a CDS encoding TetR/AcrR family transcriptional regulator, giving the protein MRGFSDEERDRIRANLRSVGRRQFTKFGLEKTTVSDLTEDLSIGRSTFYRFYDSKEELYLELLEAEGEAVAERMAAEGIGQGEDPEAVVKDFLEFIFQEIESNNLLRAVLIEDELDRLRESRTEAERKADRQEDIAVIRSFIDPFIEAGRLHGTDPTLVARSIAAIPYLSLHEADIGEDHYPEVRDFVIETFARGLAVEDGSTGTEGSR; this is encoded by the coding sequence ATGAGAGGGTTTTCGGACGAGGAACGCGACCGCATTCGAGCGAACCTTCGGTCTGTCGGTCGACGGCAGTTCACGAAATTCGGGCTCGAAAAGACCACGGTTAGCGACCTGACCGAGGACCTCTCCATCGGTCGGAGTACATTCTACCGGTTCTACGATTCGAAAGAAGAGCTCTATCTCGAACTCCTGGAGGCCGAGGGAGAGGCCGTCGCGGAGCGGATGGCTGCCGAAGGCATCGGGCAGGGTGAGGATCCTGAGGCCGTCGTCAAGGATTTCCTCGAATTCATCTTCCAGGAGATCGAGTCGAACAATCTACTCAGGGCAGTGCTCATCGAGGATGAACTTGACCGGCTCCGTGAATCACGAACCGAGGCAGAGCGGAAAGCAGACCGCCAGGAGGACATCGCTGTGATTCGTAGCTTCATCGACCCCTTCATCGAAGCGGGTCGTCTCCACGGAACCGACCCGACACTCGTGGCTCGGTCCATCGCGGCAATCCCGTATCTCTCGCTCCACGAAGCCGATATCGGTGAAGACCACTATCCTGAAGTTCGGGATTTTGTGATAGAGACTTTCGCGAGGGGGCTGGCAGTCGAAGACGGATCTACAGGCACTGAGGGCAGTCGATAA
- a CDS encoding CPBP family intramembrane glutamic endopeptidase — MLVRLIPDGNPTKFPSQKPCVGNDITGLLTWCMHSTDWRRLAFAYHPIVTFSVLDFALTWGLWTLLFVLYDGMPPGPLVLLGAFGPAVAAVICVKGAGESVRGWARSLVPRTRLWWYVLALMLPVAIIVAGAPVFALVGVPVGIPSPALGGVVVHFLLALTIGGAQEEIGWRGFLMPHLQQRNGAWFAGTLVGLHWALWHAPLFILGDGAFAPTGRSFVGYVGAIIGASLILTGLFNATRGNVIVAMLYHAANNAANAFLPLGEEALAVASLVRDTAPTAKLLVVWVIVLALVLRYGRRSLAPGDQWTGTRTGTCTGLGD, encoded by the coding sequence ATGCTGGTTCGGCTCATCCCAGATGGAAACCCGACCAAGTTTCCGAGCCAGAAACCGTGCGTCGGGAACGATATCACCGGGCTCCTCACGTGGTGTATGCATTCGACTGATTGGCGTCGGCTCGCATTCGCATACCATCCGATAGTCACGTTCAGTGTTCTCGACTTCGCGCTCACCTGGGGACTGTGGACGCTACTGTTCGTACTGTACGACGGGATGCCGCCCGGCCCGCTCGTTCTACTCGGTGCGTTCGGTCCGGCGGTAGCCGCCGTTATCTGCGTGAAGGGGGCTGGTGAGAGTGTCCGTGGGTGGGCGCGATCACTGGTCCCGCGAACCAGGCTGTGGTGGTACGTACTAGCACTCATGTTACCCGTCGCCATCATCGTCGCAGGTGCGCCTGTGTTCGCACTCGTGGGAGTACCAGTCGGAATCCCCTCACCGGCCCTCGGCGGGGTCGTTGTCCACTTCCTGCTCGCTCTGACTATCGGCGGCGCGCAGGAGGAGATTGGCTGGCGAGGATTCCTCATGCCTCATCTTCAGCAACGCAACGGCGCGTGGTTCGCGGGCACCCTCGTTGGCCTCCACTGGGCGCTCTGGCACGCCCCGCTGTTCATCCTCGGCGACGGTGCGTTCGCGCCGACTGGGCGTTCGTTCGTGGGATACGTTGGTGCCATCATCGGCGCGAGCCTCATATTGACGGGGCTGTTCAACGCCACCCGCGGGAACGTCATCGTCGCGATGCTCTATCACGCCGCGAACAACGCCGCCAATGCGTTCCTGCCGCTCGGCGAGGAAGCACTGGCGGTTGCGTCACTCGTCCGCGACACCGCACCTACGGCGAAGCTACTCGTCGTCTGGGTGATCGTGCTCGCGCTCGTCCTTCGATACGGTCGGCGGTCGCTCGCGCCAGGTGACCAGTGGACTGGAACCCGGACGGGAACGTGTACAGGCCTGGGAGACTGA
- a CDS encoding alpha/beta fold hydrolase — protein MTDNELSGRDGGTNPFASLYQRARDDLLTESVNETTVETRAGPTHVLTVGDAGAPPLVVFQGGNVTNPVTLAWVEALADEYHLVAPDTPGEPGLVETAHPPAFGPWVADVLDEMGIDSASMVGLSHGAGVLLEAAANVPGRIDAAALVVPAGFGVSFTVDLLRIVTLSLAYRVAPSERLLAAALAPLFTDAVGSLPPVVRETVGTALRTADTKTGFPGPDSPSELATFDAPTLLVGAEHDPFFRASWLHAAAAPYLPADTKALTFQNERHFLSTAAQARLRDEIRSFLSA, from the coding sequence ATGACAGACAATGAACTCAGCGGTCGAGATGGGGGAACGAATCCCTTCGCGTCACTGTATCAGCGGGCGCGAGACGACCTACTCACAGAGTCCGTCAACGAGACAACTGTCGAAACACGGGCAGGCCCAACGCACGTCCTCACGGTTGGAGACGCCGGTGCGCCTCCCCTCGTAGTGTTTCAGGGTGGGAACGTCACGAATCCTGTGACGCTCGCCTGGGTCGAGGCGCTAGCCGACGAGTACCACCTCGTCGCACCGGACACGCCCGGTGAGCCTGGCCTCGTGGAGACGGCCCATCCTCCCGCGTTTGGCCCGTGGGTGGCCGACGTGCTCGACGAGATGGGCATCGATTCCGCTTCGATGGTCGGTCTATCCCACGGGGCTGGTGTGTTGCTCGAAGCCGCCGCCAACGTGCCCGGCCGAATCGACGCCGCAGCGCTCGTCGTGCCGGCAGGCTTCGGCGTCTCGTTCACCGTCGACCTTCTGCGAATCGTCACACTGTCGCTGGCATACCGCGTGGCGCCGAGTGAACGGCTGTTGGCCGCAGCACTCGCTCCACTGTTCACTGACGCAGTCGGTTCGCTACCCCCAGTCGTCCGCGAGACGGTCGGAACTGCTCTCCGTACCGCTGACACAAAAACAGGATTCCCAGGCCCCGACTCGCCTTCCGAACTCGCAACATTCGACGCGCCGACGCTGCTCGTCGGTGCGGAGCACGATCCTTTCTTCAGGGCGAGCTGGTTGCATGCGGCTGCGGCGCCCTACCTGCCTGCGGATACGAAGGCGTTGACATTCCAGAACGAACGACACTTCCTCTCAACAGCCGCACAAGCCCGTCTCAGGGACGAAATCCGGTCGTTCCTTAGTGCTTAA
- a CDS encoding DUF7521 family protein: MTLPLQVTQTGGTFQVLVVLVTVLLSALFGLVIALKAYQGYRRNGSPPMLYLAAGIVLLTAVPALLALALPTFTALPNYLVLIATNSSELLGLIAIAYSLYGRFRTGVERG; encoded by the coding sequence ATGACCTTGCCACTTCAGGTGACTCAGACCGGGGGTACGTTCCAGGTACTCGTGGTGCTGGTAACCGTCCTGCTCTCGGCGCTCTTCGGCCTCGTCATCGCGCTGAAGGCCTACCAGGGCTACAGGCGTAACGGTTCTCCACCGATGCTATACCTTGCGGCTGGCATCGTCCTCCTGACCGCGGTACCGGCATTGCTCGCGCTGGCCCTTCCGACATTCACGGCTCTCCCGAACTATCTCGTCTTGATTGCGACTAACAGCTCTGAACTACTCGGGCTAATCGCGATTGCCTACTCACTGTACGGCCGATTCAGAACGGGAGTTGAGCGAGGATGA
- a CDS encoding potassium channel family protein, with product MVSSVNWHLTRHGESLSQILKVASFVVVLCAVLFSLGGFASSERNQIHKYSINMKSQSRTLSEFIDSILLTSDTLLQSWYFSVITFTTIGYGDLYPLGTISQILVCVESLAGSILVALFIFVLGRRVAR from the coding sequence ATGGTTTCCTCTGTAAACTGGCATCTGACCCGCCACGGAGAAAGCCTCAGCCAAATTCTCAAAGTTGCCTCTTTTGTTGTTGTCCTCTGTGCTGTTTTATTTTCCCTTGGAGGATTCGCATCTAGCGAACGGAACCAAATACATAAATACTCTATCAATATGAAAAGCCAATCCCGAACACTCTCTGAATTCATCGACAGCATCTTGTTAACTAGCGATACTCTTCTCCAGAGCTGGTATTTCTCAGTTATCACCTTCACTACCATCGGATACGGGGACCTCTATCCTCTAGGAACCATATCACAAATTCTCGTCTGTGTCGAATCTCTAGCAGGATCTATTCTAGTGGCGTTGTTCATCTTCGTATTGGGGCGTCGCGTCGCCCGCTAA
- a CDS encoding DUF2332 domain-containing protein: MDLPDAFRALADWAADSSPLYETICRGIAEDQTLLDLAEEVPPDRWAPHIMLSAVHYLLLNGADHTLARFYPSLTDSPEDPGAAYPNFRNFCVTHADDLIPLLRHRRTQTNAVSRCAGLYPAFCYIDHQTSMPLGLLELGTSAGLNLNWNRYAYGYDSEWFGTTDSNVTVQSSVRSGSPPLQQSPPAVNTRLGIDLNPLDPTDSSDAAWLRALVWPEHTERLDLLDAALEQTQTDPPRVVADDAVETLVNHATSMPDDETLVIYHTAFLYQLSEDQRNTLHQALATIGERRPVWWLSGDGETDSSGTFGLELTRFPDGDSVQLGQYEQHGRWIDWCDT; the protein is encoded by the coding sequence ATGGACCTCCCCGATGCCTTCCGAGCTCTAGCAGACTGGGCCGCTGACAGCTCCCCACTGTACGAGACCATCTGTCGGGGCATTGCTGAGGATCAGACGTTGCTCGATCTTGCAGAAGAAGTCCCTCCAGACAGATGGGCGCCCCACATCATGTTGAGCGCAGTCCATTATTTACTGCTAAATGGTGCTGATCACACACTCGCACGGTTCTATCCAAGTCTCACAGATTCACCTGAAGATCCGGGTGCGGCGTATCCGAATTTCCGGAACTTCTGTGTGACACACGCCGACGACTTGATTCCATTATTACGACACCGTCGTACGCAGACGAACGCTGTCAGTCGCTGTGCGGGCCTCTACCCTGCATTCTGTTATATCGACCACCAAACATCGATGCCGCTTGGACTTCTCGAACTCGGCACGAGTGCAGGGCTAAATCTGAACTGGAATCGCTACGCGTACGGATACGATTCTGAATGGTTCGGAACGACGGACTCAAACGTAACTGTCCAAAGCTCCGTCCGATCCGGATCGCCCCCGCTTCAACAATCCCCACCAGCTGTTAACACACGTCTCGGAATCGATCTTAATCCGCTTGACCCGACAGACTCGAGCGACGCCGCGTGGCTTCGAGCGTTAGTCTGGCCGGAGCACACGGAGCGACTCGACTTACTCGATGCCGCACTCGAACAAACTCAGACCGATCCGCCCCGGGTCGTCGCTGACGATGCAGTCGAGACACTCGTGAATCACGCTACCTCGATGCCTGACGATGAGACTCTCGTGATATATCACACGGCATTCCTATACCAGTTGTCAGAAGACCAGCGGAACACCCTCCACCAAGCGCTCGCGACAATTGGCGAACGCCGCCCCGTCTGGTGGCTTTCTGGCGATGGCGAGACCGATAGTTCTGGCACGTTCGGCCTTGAACTCACACGGTTCCCCGATGGGGACTCCGTTCAGCTAGGTCAGTATGAACAACACGGTCGTTGGATTGACTGGTGTGATACATAA
- a CDS encoding ABC transporter ATP-binding protein, whose product MLDATTRSASDPADGGAAPAVTVENLRFTYPGNDEPTLRGLDFQIGTGEVFGFLGPSGAGKSTAQKVLIALLEDYQGTASVLGREVSGWGGDYYQRIGVSSEAPNQYLKLTGRENLELFSSLYDRETKDPDELLAMVGLDDAADQRVDAYSKGMRMRLNFIRGIIHNPDLLFLDEPTSGLDPTNARKIKDIVRDLQARGTTVFLTTHDMTVADELCDRVAFIVDGEIPVLDSPAALKKEHGAPLVRVEYRDDGLIESAQFELDGIGQNDAFEALLDEKPVERIHSSEATLEDVFIEVTGRELV is encoded by the coding sequence ATGCTCGATGCGACCACTCGCTCAGCAAGTGACCCGGCAGATGGCGGGGCAGCGCCCGCCGTCACTGTGGAAAACCTCCGATTCACCTATCCCGGGAACGACGAACCGACGCTTCGCGGGCTGGATTTTCAGATTGGTACCGGCGAGGTTTTCGGCTTTCTCGGCCCCAGTGGAGCGGGAAAGAGTACCGCGCAAAAGGTTCTGATCGCACTCCTCGAAGACTACCAAGGGACTGCATCGGTACTCGGTCGCGAGGTCAGTGGCTGGGGTGGCGACTACTACCAGCGAATCGGTGTCTCGTCGGAAGCCCCTAACCAGTATCTCAAACTCACCGGTCGTGAGAACCTCGAGTTGTTCTCCTCGCTCTACGACAGGGAGACCAAGGACCCCGACGAGTTGCTCGCCATGGTCGGCCTCGATGATGCTGCGGACCAGCGTGTAGACGCGTACTCGAAGGGCATGCGGATGCGCCTCAACTTCATCCGCGGCATCATCCACAATCCCGATCTCCTGTTCCTCGACGAACCGACGTCCGGGCTCGACCCGACGAACGCTCGGAAGATCAAGGACATCGTCCGAGACCTCCAGGCGCGGGGTACGACAGTGTTCCTCACTACGCACGACATGACCGTGGCGGACGAACTCTGCGACCGTGTCGCGTTCATCGTCGACGGCGAAATTCCCGTCCTCGATTCTCCTGCTGCACTCAAAAAGGAACACGGCGCACCACTCGTACGCGTGGAGTACCGCGACGATGGTCTGATCGAATCTGCCCAGTTCGAGCTCGATGGAATCGGACAGAATGACGCGTTCGAAGCGCTCCTGGACGAGAAGCCTGTCGAGCGCATTCACTCCAGTGAAGCAACGCTCGAAGACGTCTTCATCGAGGTCACCGGACGGGAGCTGGTGTAG
- a CDS encoding IS5 family transposase: MSKISRFTSKAVRLAKNAVGGRGEVAAPEGGGGFADYAVVSLHCLRVYLDKSYRDSLDLLSEMPHILGEIGLSEANLPDHSTLVKAFDRLKMEVWRVLLRLSAQLHDPSGHAAIDATFFDRENASKHYCRRTNYRVQTLKATALVDTETQAVLDVHCTTGKPHDTQLGWQVARRNAGDLTSLAADKGYDWMQLREKLREEGVRPLIKHRTFRPIDHAHNARVDGPRYRQRSMCETVFSAIKRTHGDAVRARIWFREFRELVLKCVVHNIKRAVTQ; encoded by the coding sequence ATGTCTAAGATCTCCCGCTTCACGAGCAAAGCGGTTCGGTTGGCTAAAAATGCTGTCGGTGGGCGAGGCGAAGTCGCCGCCCCCGAAGGGGGTGGCGGCTTCGCCGATTACGCGGTTGTGTCGCTGCACTGTCTGCGGGTTTACCTCGATAAATCCTACCGAGACAGCCTCGATTTGCTGAGCGAGATGCCACATATTCTTGGCGAGATTGGCCTCAGTGAGGCCAATCTCCCTGACCACTCGACGTTAGTAAAGGCGTTTGATAGATTGAAGATGGAGGTGTGGCGAGTGCTGCTGCGCCTGTCGGCGCAGCTGCACGACCCGTCCGGTCACGCCGCTATCGACGCCACATTCTTCGACCGCGAAAACGCTAGCAAGCACTACTGTCGACGGACGAATTACCGCGTTCAAACACTGAAAGCGACGGCGCTCGTCGACACAGAAACACAAGCTGTGCTCGACGTTCACTGTACGACCGGGAAACCGCACGATACCCAACTCGGCTGGCAGGTCGCCCGCCGCAACGCGGGCGACCTGACTAGCCTCGCCGCCGACAAAGGATACGACTGGATGCAATTACGCGAGAAACTCAGAGAAGAAGGCGTGAGACCGCTGATTAAGCATCGCACCTTCCGGCCCATCGACCACGCGCACAACGCGCGGGTCGATGGGCCTCGCTATCGCCAGAGATCGATGTGTGAGACCGTCTTCTCGGCGATTAAACGCACGCACGGCGACGCCGTGCGTGCTCGAATCTGGTTCCGAGAATTCCGTGAACTCGTTCTGAAGTGTGTCGTTCACAACATCAAGCGAGCTGTGACACAGTGA
- a CDS encoding TRAM domain-containing protein gives MTEIPDSLQALFSARIQSCDDSYVLEIPSNEIDAGSLDPGETYRVALLESDTPSTTTTEATQTDTSPASARDEPTRPPVDEGEVRDLTIETIGQKGDGIAKVERGYVIIVPNTKPGDEPRVRIKKVRENVAFAKVLD, from the coding sequence ATGACAGAAATCCCGGACTCGCTCCAGGCACTATTCTCCGCTCGAATCCAGTCCTGTGACGATTCCTACGTTCTCGAGATTCCGTCGAATGAAATCGATGCAGGGTCACTAGACCCCGGTGAGACATACCGGGTTGCCCTGCTCGAGTCGGATACGCCTTCGACCACGACCACGGAGGCTACGCAAACAGATACTTCTCCGGCGTCGGCGAGGGACGAACCAACTCGCCCACCCGTCGACGAAGGGGAAGTTCGCGACCTGACAATCGAGACAATTGGTCAGAAAGGTGATGGAATCGCGAAGGTCGAGCGAGGCTACGTCATCATCGTCCCGAACACCAAGCCCGGAGACGAGCCCAGAGTGCGAATCAAGAAGGTCCGAGAGAACGTTGCATTCGCGAAGGTTCTGGACTGA
- a CDS encoding phytoene desaturase family protein, producing the protein MTTRRTWDTVVVGAGLGGLTAGATLAQRGRDVLVLERHSIPGGCATTFDRGDFEFEVSLHEIEGLDEHDPKRAILEDLGVFDALSFEPVDDLYRYTHGETDLVVPHGVDAAIDALTTAFPHEERGIQRFFRVLTDLRSSLASLSRTGDFSLPQFLKIPFEHRTFFRYRNATLGEFLDEIIEDDELKLVLTGNLGYYHDDPYSLSLPYYAAGQGGYFIGGGHYITGGSIELSEYLVECIEDHGGRVALERRVTDLHVEDGSITEVVHHPSRPGSRQTATGPVATPSDPGEVRTERAEYVIANAAIPLVASQLLPDPYGQQLAAQFDGWEYAPSITTLYLGFDRPPGNLGTDHYTTVLTNPGVEDLGDAIRGRQGSFGTRSLNFVDYSQLEADLGPSGAAVGALSTLDYESEWTGLTDTEYREKKARVTDVLLRRLGDAYPRLPDAVSHAELATPQTIRRFTLNPGGTAYGFAQTPEQSMLSRRIEAPVPNLGFASAWTFPGGGFTGAIMAGSRAAHQRLDRTA; encoded by the coding sequence ATGACGACCCGGCGGACATGGGATACGGTGGTCGTTGGTGCAGGACTCGGCGGCCTCACCGCCGGTGCGACCCTCGCACAGCGTGGGCGTGACGTCCTTGTCCTCGAACGACACTCGATTCCGGGCGGTTGTGCGACCACGTTCGACCGCGGCGACTTCGAGTTCGAGGTCAGCCTCCACGAGATCGAAGGCCTCGACGAGCACGATCCAAAACGTGCCATTCTCGAAGACCTCGGGGTGTTCGACGCGCTCTCCTTCGAACCCGTCGACGACCTCTACCGCTATACTCACGGAGAGACTGATCTGGTCGTCCCACACGGCGTCGACGCAGCCATCGATGCACTCACCACCGCGTTCCCTCACGAGGAACGCGGGATCCAGCGGTTCTTCCGCGTTCTCACCGACCTCCGGTCGTCGCTCGCTTCGCTCTCGCGAACGGGCGACTTCTCGCTACCACAGTTCCTCAAGATTCCATTTGAACACCGGACGTTCTTTCGTTACCGCAATGCCACCCTCGGTGAGTTCCTCGACGAAATCATCGAGGATGACGAACTAAAACTCGTCCTCACCGGTAACCTTGGGTACTACCACGACGACCCGTACTCCCTGTCGCTTCCCTACTACGCAGCAGGACAGGGTGGATACTTCATCGGCGGCGGCCACTACATCACTGGCGGCTCTATCGAACTCTCCGAATATCTGGTGGAGTGCATTGAGGACCACGGCGGCCGGGTCGCGTTGGAGCGGCGCGTCACCGACCTCCACGTGGAAGACGGCAGCATCACCGAGGTCGTCCATCACCCGTCGCGACCAGGGTCACGGCAGACAGCAACCGGCCCCGTCGCCACGCCATCGGACCCCGGCGAGGTTCGAACCGAACGTGCGGAGTACGTCATCGCGAACGCCGCCATCCCACTTGTCGCGAGCCAATTGCTCCCCGACCCCTATGGCCAGCAGCTCGCCGCCCAATTCGACGGCTGGGAATACGCGCCTTCCATCACCACGCTGTACCTCGGCTTCGATCGCCCACCGGGGAACCTGGGGACAGATCACTACACGACAGTGCTGACGAATCCGGGTGTCGAGGACCTCGGAGATGCGATACGGGGTCGACAGGGATCCTTCGGGACCAGATCCCTGAACTTCGTCGACTACAGTCAACTGGAGGCAGACCTTGGACCGTCAGGTGCAGCCGTCGGTGCGCTCTCGACGCTCGACTACGAGTCCGAGTGGACTGGGCTCACCGACACTGAGTACCGCGAGAAGAAGGCGCGCGTGACGGACGTCCTCTTGCGGCGCCTTGGCGATGCCTATCCCCGGCTTCCTGACGCTGTCTCGCACGCCGAACTCGCGACCCCGCAGACGATACGCCGCTTTACACTGAACCCCGGTGGGACCGCGTACGGATTCGCACAGACGCCAGAGCAGTCGATGCTGAGTCGTCGAATCGAAGCACCCGTCCCCAATCTGGGGTTCGCCTCCGCGTGGACGTTCCCGGGCGGCGGCTTCACCGGCGCCATTATGGCTGGATCTCGTGCCGCCCACCAGCGACTCGACCGAACAGCGTGA
- a CDS encoding sensor domain-containing protein, with translation MQLSARNPRALIGFLRAPVRLQTYKNLAYLAVQFPLGIAYFTTLVASLALGISLSLVLVGIPLLLGTLVLVTGIVRAEGELANQLLTVDVETRDVGIELEEGLLPYTKGLLLDAGTYIGLVYSLSKLFVGVVTFSLLSFCLSLTGGLLAAPVLYNHPDSYHFLYDTTLTLAPEVRLVDDFWSITFAPIITLSEWNVDTLGEALIVAILGLVVLIISLNILNAFAHGLGLLTARVLQHARSLEV, from the coding sequence ATGCAACTGAGTGCACGTAATCCGCGCGCTCTCATCGGTTTTCTGAGAGCACCAGTTCGCCTCCAGACCTACAAGAATCTCGCGTACCTCGCAGTCCAGTTTCCGCTCGGCATCGCGTACTTCACGACGCTCGTTGCATCGTTAGCACTCGGCATCAGCCTCTCCCTTGTTCTCGTGGGTATCCCCCTCCTCCTCGGGACACTTGTACTCGTCACAGGCATCGTCCGGGCCGAGGGCGAGCTCGCTAACCAGCTTCTCACTGTCGACGTGGAAACCAGAGACGTCGGTATCGAACTGGAGGAGGGACTGCTCCCGTACACGAAAGGCCTTCTTCTGGATGCCGGGACCTACATTGGCCTCGTATACTCCCTGTCCAAACTCTTCGTCGGCGTCGTCACTTTCTCCCTGTTGAGTTTCTGCCTGTCACTGACCGGCGGGCTACTCGCTGCTCCAGTCCTATACAATCATCCGGATTCGTATCACTTCCTCTACGACACGACTTTGACTCTCGCCCCAGAGGTCCGGTTAGTCGACGATTTCTGGTCGATTACCTTCGCGCCCATCATCACGCTTTCCGAGTGGAACGTCGATACACTCGGTGAAGCACTCATCGTCGCGATCCTCGGGCTCGTCGTGCTCATCATCTCGCTGAACATACTGAACGCGTTTGCCCATGGACTGGGTCTCCTGACCGCCCGCGTGCTTCAGCATGCTCGGTCACTCGAAGTGTGA